TTGCAGATGGTACTCAATGGTGAAGATATGGATAGCGTGCAGTTGCAGATGCTGGCACAGGATATGGATCAGGAGGAAACCGCCAAAAGCAAGAAAGTCGCTCATAAAGATGTTCAGTTGTCGCATAAAACATCTAAAGACGACTCTATTTTGCGCGATAAAATGGAAAAGGAGGAAATTTATGCCATCACACAGCAGCAGGGGGTGTCGCCGGCTTCGCTGATGAAACAACTCAGTTGGACACCGCCCGTGGAAGGGCTTGTTACGAATACCTACAATATAGGCGGCAATCACTGGGGTATTGATATGGTGGCAAAAGAAAAAGAACCCATCAGAGCAGTGGCAGACGGACGTGTGATATTTTCGGCGTGGACTTTGGATACCGGAAATGTAATTGCCATACAACACGACAGCAATTGGATTACTTTTTATAAGCATAATTCGGAGTTGCTCAAAAAAAGCGGGGCTACGGTGAAAGCGGGCGATGCCATTGCCATTATCGGAAATAGCGGCGAACTATCAAGCGGGCCTCACCTGCATTTTGAAATGTGGCACAACGGCAAACCCCAAAATCCGGCAGAATATTTCAATTTTTAATCATTTGAAATAAACTGAATACTTGTAATATTTCTTTATTGTATTATCTTTACCCCTTCATTAATACCAATATTATTGGTTTATTTATTGATTTTTTTTATTCACCACCTCACTCTTTTTTATGTTCGGCTCTAAAAAAACAACTTCTGCCAATGGCGAAAATACTGCATATATGAGCAGTAATCCTGCCTCGGCTGCCAACCGAAATCTCATATCCAAAGGAACTAACATAGAAGGTACTATTACATCTGACGGGGCTATTCGCATCGAAGGTACCTTTTTGGGTAAATTGGATTCCAAATCAAAAGTAATTATCGGCGATTCCGGTTATATTAAAGGCGATATTATATGCGAATCTGTTGATATTGAAGGCACTTATGAGGGTACACTCAATGCCAGCGGTATTTTAACCCTCAAAAGTACCGCTAATGTAAAAGGTGATTTGACTTACGGAAAATTGGTGATAGAACCAGGAGCCATCTTTAACGGCACTTGTAATATGAATGATAAATCTTCCAATACCTATAATACTACGCCTCTTGCAGCAAACTCCTAAAAAATTCCGCAAGCCTATACCTAAAAAAGGTATAGATAAATTTTTTCGTTTTTCGGCTCTCGGCACTCAAATGTTCGGTATTATTTTGGTATTTACTTATGCCGGAATGAAGCTCAATGAATATATGCAATGCAAAAAACACTACTATACAGCAGCATTGGCGTTGGTGGGCGTTATTTTGGCATTGGGAGTGGTAATGAAAGAAGTGATAGATTATAAGCAGGATATAGACGACGACCCTCCCGCCGATATATCTCAATAATTTTTATAATAATATACTTTAAGTAAGTAATCAGGAATGAA
The window above is part of the Sphingobacteriales bacterium genome. Proteins encoded here:
- a CDS encoding M23 family metallopeptidase is translated as MKLFPNIKLNREFFTKRLHTKYHLLILDKETLEEKISFQLTRMNVYIVASTIFVVLFGLIFSLLAFTPLREYIPGYADVGMRKDILQLNSTADSLSEVIQMQNQFINNLQMVLNGEDMDSVQLQMLAQDMDQEETAKSKKVAHKDVQLSHKTSKDDSILRDKMEKEEIYAITQQQGVSPASLMKQLSWTPPVEGLVTNTYNIGGNHWGIDMVAKEKEPIRAVADGRVIFSAWTLDTGNVIAIQHDSNWITFYKHNSELLKKSGATVKAGDAIAIIGNSGELSSGPHLHFEMWHNGKPQNPAEYFNF
- a CDS encoding polymer-forming cytoskeletal protein, with the translated sequence MSSNPASAANRNLISKGTNIEGTITSDGAIRIEGTFLGKLDSKSKVIIGDSGYIKGDIICESVDIEGTYEGTLNASGILTLKSTANVKGDLTYGKLVIEPGAIFNGTCNMNDKSSNTYNTTPLAANS
- a CDS encoding AtpZ/AtpI family protein: MQQTPKKFRKPIPKKGIDKFFRFSALGTQMFGIILVFTYAGMKLNEYMQCKKHYYTAALALVGVILALGVVMKEVIDYKQDIDDDPPADISQ